In a genomic window of Equus caballus isolate H_3958 breed thoroughbred chromosome 9, TB-T2T, whole genome shotgun sequence:
- the GDAP1 gene encoding ganglioside-induced differentiation-associated protein 1 isoform X3, translated as MPDKGSMYYPRVQHYRELLDSLPMDAYTHGCILHPELTVDSMIPAYATTRIRSQIGNTESELKKLAEENPDLQEAYIAKQKRLKSKLLDHDNVKYLKKILDELEKVLDQVETELQRRNEETPEEGRQPWLCGESFTLADVSLAVTLHRLKFLGFARRNWGNGKRPNLETYYERVLKRKTFNKVLGHVNNILISAVLPTAFRVAKKRAPKVLGTTLVVGLLAGMGYFAFMLFRKRLGSMVLALRPRPNYF; from the exons ATGCCTGATAAAGGAAGCATGTATTACCCACGGGTGCAACATTATCGAGAACTGCTTGACTCCTTGCCCATGGATGCCTATACACATGGCTGCATTTTACATCCTGAGCTAACTGTGGACTCCATGATCCCAGCTTATGCAACAACACGGATTCGCA GCCAAATTGGTAACACAGAGTCTGAACTGAAAAAACTTGCCGAAGAAAACCCAGATCTACAAGAGGCATACATTGCAAAACAGAAGCGACTGAAA TCAAAGCTGCTTGACCATGACAatgtcaaatatttgaagaaaattcttGACGAATTGGAGAAAGTCTTGGATCAGGTTGAAACTGAGTTGCAAAGAAGAAACGAAGAAACCCCAG AAGAGGGCCGCCAGCCTTGGCTCTGCGGAGAGTCCTTCACCTTGGCCGACGTCTCGCTCGCTGTCACATTGCATCGACTGAAGTTCCTGGGGTTTGCGAGGAGAAACTGGGGAAACGGAAAGCGACCGAACTTGGAAACCTATTACGAGCGTGTCttgaagagaaaaacatttaacaaGGTTTTAGGACATGTCAACAATATATTAATCTCCGCAGTGCTGCCAACAGCGTTCCGGGTGGCCAAGAAAAGGGCCCCAAAAGTTCTTGGCACCACCCTTGTGGTTGGTTTGCTTGCAGGAATGGGATATTTTGCTTTTATGCTTTTCAGAAAGAGACTTGGCAGCATGGTATTAGCACTTAGACCCAGACCCAATTATTTCTAG
- the GDAP1 gene encoding ganglioside-induced differentiation-associated protein 1 isoform X1 has translation MARRQDEQRGSAPLMAEGKSDAEVKLILYHWTHSFSSQKVRLVIAEKALKCEEHDVSLPLSEHNEPWFMRLNSTGEVPVLIHGENIICEATQIIDYLEQTFLDEKTPRLMPDKGSMYYPRVQHYRELLDSLPMDAYTHGCILHPELTVDSMIPAYATTRIRSQIGNTESELKKLAEENPDLQEAYIAKQKRLKSKLLDHDNVKYLKKILDELEKVLDQVETELQRRNEETPEEGRQPWLCGESFTLADVSLAVTLHRLKFLGFARRNWGNGKRPNLETYYERVLKRKTFNKVLGHVNNILISAVLPTAFRVAKKRAPKVLGTTLVVGLLAGMGYFAFMLFRKRLGSMVLALRPRPNYF, from the exons ATGGCCCGGAGGCAGGACGAGCAGAGAGGGAGCGCTCCCTTGATGGCGGAAGGCAAGTCGGACGCGGAGGTTAAGCTCATTCTGTACCACTGGACGCATTCCTTCAGCTCGCAAAAG GTGCGCCTGGTAATTGCTGAAAAGGCATTGAAGTGCGAGGAACATGATGTAAGTCTGCCCCTGAGTGAGCACAATGAGCCTTGGTTTATGCGTTTGAACTCAACTGGAGAAGTGCCTGTCCTTATCCACGGGGAAAACATTATTTGTGAGGCCACTCAGATCATTGATTATCTTGAACAGACTTTCCTGGATG AGAAAACACCCAGGTTGATGCCTGATAAAGGAAGCATGTATTACCCACGGGTGCAACATTATCGAGAACTGCTTGACTCCTTGCCCATGGATGCCTATACACATGGCTGCATTTTACATCCTGAGCTAACTGTGGACTCCATGATCCCAGCTTATGCAACAACACGGATTCGCA GCCAAATTGGTAACACAGAGTCTGAACTGAAAAAACTTGCCGAAGAAAACCCAGATCTACAAGAGGCATACATTGCAAAACAGAAGCGACTGAAA TCAAAGCTGCTTGACCATGACAatgtcaaatatttgaagaaaattcttGACGAATTGGAGAAAGTCTTGGATCAGGTTGAAACTGAGTTGCAAAGAAGAAACGAAGAAACCCCAG AAGAGGGCCGCCAGCCTTGGCTCTGCGGAGAGTCCTTCACCTTGGCCGACGTCTCGCTCGCTGTCACATTGCATCGACTGAAGTTCCTGGGGTTTGCGAGGAGAAACTGGGGAAACGGAAAGCGACCGAACTTGGAAACCTATTACGAGCGTGTCttgaagagaaaaacatttaacaaGGTTTTAGGACATGTCAACAATATATTAATCTCCGCAGTGCTGCCAACAGCGTTCCGGGTGGCCAAGAAAAGGGCCCCAAAAGTTCTTGGCACCACCCTTGTGGTTGGTTTGCTTGCAGGAATGGGATATTTTGCTTTTATGCTTTTCAGAAAGAGACTTGGCAGCATGGTATTAGCACTTAGACCCAGACCCAATTATTTCTAG
- the GDAP1 gene encoding ganglioside-induced differentiation-associated protein 1 isoform X2 produces the protein MRLNSTGEVPVLIHGENIICEATQIIDYLEQTFLDEKTPRLMPDKGSMYYPRVQHYRELLDSLPMDAYTHGCILHPELTVDSMIPAYATTRIRSQIGNTESELKKLAEENPDLQEAYIAKQKRLKSKLLDHDNVKYLKKILDELEKVLDQVETELQRRNEETPEEGRQPWLCGESFTLADVSLAVTLHRLKFLGFARRNWGNGKRPNLETYYERVLKRKTFNKVLGHVNNILISAVLPTAFRVAKKRAPKVLGTTLVVGLLAGMGYFAFMLFRKRLGSMVLALRPRPNYF, from the exons ATGCGTTTGAACTCAACTGGAGAAGTGCCTGTCCTTATCCACGGGGAAAACATTATTTGTGAGGCCACTCAGATCATTGATTATCTTGAACAGACTTTCCTGGATG AGAAAACACCCAGGTTGATGCCTGATAAAGGAAGCATGTATTACCCACGGGTGCAACATTATCGAGAACTGCTTGACTCCTTGCCCATGGATGCCTATACACATGGCTGCATTTTACATCCTGAGCTAACTGTGGACTCCATGATCCCAGCTTATGCAACAACACGGATTCGCA GCCAAATTGGTAACACAGAGTCTGAACTGAAAAAACTTGCCGAAGAAAACCCAGATCTACAAGAGGCATACATTGCAAAACAGAAGCGACTGAAA TCAAAGCTGCTTGACCATGACAatgtcaaatatttgaagaaaattcttGACGAATTGGAGAAAGTCTTGGATCAGGTTGAAACTGAGTTGCAAAGAAGAAACGAAGAAACCCCAG AAGAGGGCCGCCAGCCTTGGCTCTGCGGAGAGTCCTTCACCTTGGCCGACGTCTCGCTCGCTGTCACATTGCATCGACTGAAGTTCCTGGGGTTTGCGAGGAGAAACTGGGGAAACGGAAAGCGACCGAACTTGGAAACCTATTACGAGCGTGTCttgaagagaaaaacatttaacaaGGTTTTAGGACATGTCAACAATATATTAATCTCCGCAGTGCTGCCAACAGCGTTCCGGGTGGCCAAGAAAAGGGCCCCAAAAGTTCTTGGCACCACCCTTGTGGTTGGTTTGCTTGCAGGAATGGGATATTTTGCTTTTATGCTTTTCAGAAAGAGACTTGGCAGCATGGTATTAGCACTTAGACCCAGACCCAATTATTTCTAG